A genomic segment from Deinococcus sp. YIM 77859 encodes:
- a CDS encoding VWA domain-containing protein: protein MIPLYPFSAVVHQPDLHLALALLAVAPEIGGVLIRGDRGAAKSTAARGLAALLPPRPDGTPAPFVNLPLGATEDRVVGTLDLEAALRGELRLQPGLLAAADGGVLYIDEVNLLADHLVDVLLDVAAMGVNRVQRDGLSAEHPARLALVGSMNPEEGTLRPQFLDRFGLCVDVQAPRDPQARAEIVRRRVAFEADPCAFVERWQPEEAAWAARLAAARERLPGVTVPEALLSRIAVLSAEAGVRSLRADLVLYRAARAQAALEGRSEVQTADLERVAPLVLSHRRDPRLPPPPPPPAQRPPAPEESQHHGSGPQETPEDVLAPAPQAAPLLLPSVPAAGALPGEGRPGRVLSSVPDPHPSTLAVPATLRAALTRRGSGPLTLTREDFHAPLREEVAGRRVLFVADASGSMGTRERMGAVKGAMLDVLREQGRRDRVALLTFRGVGATLVLDFTTDAAAAEAAITAAPTGGRTPLAHALRLAADVLAGEPKAQLVLFTDGRANVPLTPGGDAWAEALQMARALRGVPALVVDTETGHVRLKRAARLAQALGAEVATLGGPL, encoded by the coding sequence GTGATTCCCCTCTATCCCTTCTCGGCGGTCGTGCATCAGCCTGACCTGCACCTCGCGCTCGCGCTGCTGGCGGTCGCGCCCGAGATCGGCGGCGTCCTGATCCGCGGTGATCGGGGCGCGGCCAAAAGCACGGCGGCGCGTGGCCTGGCTGCCCTGCTGCCGCCCCGTCCGGACGGCACGCCCGCCCCCTTTGTCAACCTGCCCCTGGGGGCCACGGAGGACCGGGTGGTGGGCACCCTCGACCTCGAGGCGGCGCTGCGGGGCGAACTGCGTCTTCAGCCGGGGCTTCTGGCCGCGGCGGACGGCGGGGTGCTGTACATCGACGAGGTCAACCTGCTCGCCGATCACCTGGTAGACGTGCTGCTCGACGTGGCGGCGATGGGGGTGAACCGGGTGCAGCGTGACGGCCTGAGCGCCGAACATCCCGCTCGGCTCGCCCTGGTGGGCAGCATGAATCCTGAAGAGGGAACGCTGCGCCCGCAGTTTCTCGACCGCTTTGGCCTGTGCGTGGACGTGCAGGCGCCCCGTGACCCGCAGGCCCGGGCCGAGATCGTGCGGCGGCGCGTGGCCTTTGAGGCCGACCCCTGCGCCTTTGTCGAGCGCTGGCAGCCCGAGGAGGCGGCCTGGGCGGCCCGGCTCGCCGCGGCCCGCGAGCGTCTGCCCGGTGTGACGGTTCCCGAGGCCCTGCTGAGCCGCATCGCCGTCCTCAGCGCCGAGGCGGGTGTTCGCAGCCTGCGCGCTGACCTCGTGCTCTACCGCGCGGCCCGCGCCCAGGCGGCGCTGGAGGGCCGCAGCGAGGTCCAGACGGCTGACCTGGAGCGGGTTGCGCCCCTGGTTCTCAGTCACCGCCGCGATCCCCGTTTGCCGCCGCCGCCGCCCCCGCCGGCACAGCGGCCGCCCGCACCGGAGGAATCCCAACACCACGGCTCCGGCCCGCAGGAGACGCCCGAGGACGTCCTCGCGCCCGCCCCGCAGGCGGCGCCGCTGCTCCTGCCCTCCGTTCCCGCGGCGGGGGCCCTCCCGGGGGAGGGAAGACCAGGCCGCGTGCTGAGCAGTGTGCCTGATCCCCACCCCAGCACCCTGGCGGTGCCCGCCACCCTGCGGGCGGCCCTCACCCGCAGGGGAAGCGGCCCGCTGACCCTCACCCGCGAGGATTTTCACGCGCCCCTCCGGGAGGAGGTGGCGGGCCGCCGCGTGCTGTTTGTCGCGGACGCGAGCGGCAGCATGGGCACCCGCGAACGCATGGGGGCCGTCAAGGGGGCGATGCTGGACGTGCTGCGTGAACAGGGACGGCGTGACCGCGTAGCGCTGCTGACCTTTCGGGGCGTGGGGGCGACCCTGGTGCTGGACTTCACCACAGACGCCGCCGCGGCCGAGGCGGCCATCACCGCCGCGCCCACCGGGGGCCGCACGCCCCTGGCGCACGCGCTGAGGCTGGCCGCCGACGTGCTGGCGGGCGAGCCAAAGGCCCAACTCGTCCTCTTTACCGATGGCCGGGCGAATGTGCCCCTGACGCCCGGCGGGGACGCCTGGGCCGAGGCCCTTCAGATGGCCCGCGCCCTGCGCGGCGTGCCCGCCCTGGTCGTGGATACCGAGACGGGGCATGTTCGGCTGAAGCGCGCCGCGCGGCTCGCGCAGGCGCTGGGGGCCGAAGTCGCCACGCTGGGAGGCCCGCTTTGA
- the cbiB gene encoding adenosylcobinamide-phosphate synthase CbiB: MRGRVLLLALLLDQLGEPPPRLHPVVWMGSWLRGARRRWRATTPAGQVAEGALGWGAGAALAVGAGLLGTRLTRLPVEQGGGLWQAALLKPLLARRMLFEATRAVETALEAGDLERARWLLGWHLVSRDPGALTAPEVAGAAIESLAENLSDSVVAPLFWFRVGGLPLAALYRYANTADAMWGYRTPELEHAGKLAARTDDLLNLLPARLTGLCAVLAAGPAGLDARGAWRVWRREARQTPSPNAGHPMSAFAGALGVRLDKRGVYVLNAGGRPPGAADLARARRLARWTLTLALVALVFPGRRRG; this comes from the coding sequence GTGAGGGGCCGCGTGCTTCTCCTCGCCCTCCTGCTCGACCAGCTGGGCGAGCCGCCCCCCCGGCTGCACCCGGTGGTTTGGATGGGGAGCTGGCTGCGGGGGGCGCGGCGGCGCTGGCGAGCAACCACGCCCGCCGGACAGGTCGCTGAGGGGGCGCTCGGTTGGGGGGCGGGCGCGGCCCTGGCCGTGGGAGCAGGGCTGCTGGGCACGCGCCTGACACGGCTTCCGGTTGAACAGGGAGGCGGGCTGTGGCAGGCCGCCCTGCTCAAGCCGCTCCTCGCGCGCCGGATGCTCTTTGAGGCGACACGCGCGGTGGAGACCGCGCTCGAAGCCGGCGACCTGGAGCGGGCCCGCTGGCTGCTGGGCTGGCACCTGGTCAGCCGCGATCCCGGGGCCCTCACCGCGCCGGAGGTGGCCGGAGCAGCGATCGAGAGCCTGGCCGAAAACCTCAGTGACAGCGTGGTCGCCCCGCTCTTCTGGTTCCGGGTGGGAGGACTGCCCCTCGCGGCGCTCTACCGCTACGCGAACACCGCCGACGCGATGTGGGGCTACCGCACCCCGGAGCTGGAACATGCGGGCAAGCTGGCGGCCCGCACCGACGACCTACTGAACCTCCTCCCCGCCCGCCTGACCGGCCTGTGCGCGGTGCTTGCCGCCGGTCCTGCCGGGCTCGACGCGCGCGGAGCCTGGCGGGTGTGGCGCCGGGAGGCCCGGCAGACCCCCAGCCCCAACGCGGGCCACCCCATGAGCGCCTTTGCTGGGGCGCTTGGTGTGCGGCTCGACAAGCGCGGCGTGTACGTTCTCAATGCCGGGGGGCGACCTCCCGGCGCGGCCGACCTCGCCCGCGCCCGCCGGCTGGCCCGCTGGACCCTGACGCTGGCCCTCGTGGCCCTCGTGTTTCCCGGGAGACGCCGTGGCTGA
- a CDS encoding cobyrinate a,c-diamide synthase — protein MKRLILAAPHSGSGKTTVAALLCLALRHRGLRVAPFKLGPDYLDPTHLGRAAGQPARNLDSFLLAPERLRALFARAAAGAEISVLEGVMGLYDGRDPASDAHSTADLARLLQAPVVLVIDASGSARTVAAVAQGLRVFGPDLRVAGVILNRVAGERHAALCEVALAQIDLPVLGFVPRDAALHLPARHLGLLSAEQASWNEEEARRLAGHLKLGALLAAADAPPLPLPPPLPVRSGPRVRLAYARDEAFHFYYPDALDELRAAGAELVPFSPLRDAGLPPGTSGLLLGGGYPEAHAAELSANASMRAAIRAFAASGRPVIGECGGLMYLGETLEDAAGRTFEMCGAVPYRTRMAPRLTLGYREATALAPSPLAPAGAVLRGHEFHHSVLTHPPTRPAYTWVDASGSRVEEGYAEGNLLASYLHLHWGATPEQAQRLVEACR, from the coding sequence TTGAAACGTCTCATCCTCGCCGCTCCACATTCCGGCAGCGGCAAGACCACCGTGGCCGCCCTGCTCTGTCTCGCGCTGCGGCACCGCGGCCTGCGCGTGGCCCCCTTTAAGCTGGGTCCGGACTACCTCGACCCCACCCACCTCGGCCGCGCGGCGGGGCAGCCCGCTCGCAACCTCGACTCCTTCCTGCTGGCCCCCGAGCGCCTGCGCGCCCTCTTCGCGCGGGCGGCAGCCGGGGCGGAGATCAGCGTGCTCGAAGGCGTGATGGGCCTGTACGACGGCCGCGACCCCGCGAGCGACGCCCACTCCACCGCTGACCTCGCCCGCCTGCTTCAAGCACCCGTCGTGCTGGTGATCGACGCTTCGGGAAGCGCCCGTACGGTGGCCGCCGTGGCGCAGGGCCTGCGCGTCTTTGGTCCGGATCTGCGTGTGGCGGGAGTCATCCTCAACCGGGTGGCGGGAGAGCGGCACGCCGCCCTGTGTGAGGTGGCGCTCGCGCAGATTGACCTGCCGGTGCTCGGCTTTGTGCCCCGGGACGCAGCCCTGCACCTGCCCGCGCGGCACCTGGGCCTGCTGAGCGCCGAGCAGGCGAGCTGGAACGAGGAGGAGGCGCGGCGCCTCGCGGGTCACCTGAAGCTCGGCGCGCTGCTTGCGGCGGCGGACGCTCCGCCCCTGCCCCTGCCCCCGCCCCTGCCCGTTCGAAGCGGGCCCCGCGTGCGCCTCGCCTACGCCCGCGACGAGGCCTTTCACTTCTACTATCCCGACGCCCTGGACGAGCTGCGGGCGGCAGGGGCCGAGCTCGTGCCCTTTAGCCCCCTGCGGGACGCGGGCCTGCCCCCCGGGACAAGCGGCCTACTCCTGGGGGGCGGTTACCCGGAGGCGCACGCGGCCGAGCTGAGTGCCAATGCCTCCATGCGCGCGGCCATCCGGGCCTTTGCGGCGAGCGGGCGGCCCGTGATCGGCGAGTGCGGCGGCCTGATGTACCTGGGAGAGACCCTGGAAGACGCCGCGGGACGCACGTTCGAGATGTGCGGCGCCGTTCCCTACCGCACCCGCATGGCCCCGCGCCTCACCCTGGGCTACCGCGAGGCGACGGCGCTTGCGCCTTCGCCCCTCGCCCCGGCGGGGGCGGTGCTGCGCGGGCACGAGTTTCACCACAGCGTCCTGACCCATCCGCCCACCCGGCCCGCCTACACCTGGGTGGACGCGAGCGGCTCCCGCGTGGAGGAGGGCTACGCCGAGGGGAATCTCCTCGCGAGCTACCTGCACCTGCACTGGGGCGCGACCCCCGAACAGGCGCAGCGGCTGGTGGAGGCCTGCCGGTGA
- a CDS encoding cobaltochelatase subunit CobN: MRRQRVVRADGRVINVVRKRGHLSYCFHGCCCGRTDRGYAPAPADVYKEEWVRRRIRNAVHLTKSGCLGPCPLANVAHLVFDGHDVWFHSVNDPWLVRAIFDYIEAMLAADGYQPPPPELVEYTFQGYSWEAASAAAPSAVSAPAVPSELAGFALLTHADTDLLNLRAAQETLPADFGPVTGAALGGIRSEAQMATLLAGAVGRAAIVLVRIHGRFTAVPGAEELRSHARRAGQQLLLVSGTNEPDPELAALSLAPLHALDTARAYLAASGWQNMRELLLSLSDSLRLTGYGAQPPLALPEHGLYHPDLPEFATPEDWERLRRPERPAVGILLYRAHALSGNTAFVDALVTALDEAGADALPVFTTSLKDVDAAGDPQAFALLRGRIDALISTLSFAMADVQAGAVTAAGDNVGAFARLGVPAVQGLTSGGPRGPWETSARGLSPLDTAMNVALPEFDGRLIGVPFAFKEQEAGEVRRLQADPERTARLAGIAVRLARLRRLPNREKRLAVLFTNSTAKASQVGNAVGLDSAASLLRVLHALREEGYDVGELPATSDELMHALLERTTYDKTLLTPAQLAQAAAHVPAPLYARWFAELPESQQRRMRRQWGEPPGEAYVHDGQLALAGLRFGKVFVGLQPPRGYGLDPDAIYHTPDLPPTHHYVALYRWLREPPEAGGFGADALIHMGKHGTLEWLPGKGVGLSAACFPDSLLGDLPLFYPFVLSDPGEGTQAKRRAHATILDHLPPPLTRADTYGPLAELAALVDEYYQLELLDPSKLPLLQRQIWDLVQRANLGTDLGTLLRRDHGDHVHEWDETVTEDGVPVTLSEMNGADVAHFLEDLDGYLCELGMAQIRDGLHVLGQAPQGEALPQMLRALTRLANAEVPGLHAGLAEVLGLDLAALLDRPGARLEAPPALTDLAGRPVLTHGDALDLLDDLALHLYQTLQLRGFDAAAIPDTLALTLGVQKDYGTLPATLDYACRVLKPNLDATTDEITHLLAGLSGRYVPAGPSGAPSRGLAHILPSGRNFYAVDPRALPSAAAWAVGRALAREVLERHLKEAGTYPEHVAISIWGTSNMRTQGDDVAQVLALLGARPVWHPQSRRLTGVELIPLEELGRPRIDVTVRISGFFRDAFPHLIALLDEAVNLAMGADEPEDQNFPRKHYLADLAGRLAELPPEEAQTRASYRLFGSAPGTYGAGILDLIHEGNWQGEADFARAFVQWGGYAYTAAESGTDAREDFRARLAQTQLVLHNQDNREHDVFDSDDYLQFFGGMIASVRHLSGAQPRHYFGDTANPERARVRDLREEALRVYRSRVVNPKWLEGIRRHGYKGGLEQTATVDYLFGFDATAHIAHDFMYEGVAQAYALDPENQAFLRESNPWALHAITGRLLEAEARGLWAPQPATREALQRLLAESEGLLEAQDETYGGRG; the protein is encoded by the coding sequence ATGAGGCGGCAACGTGTGGTTCGGGCCGACGGGCGCGTCATCAACGTGGTGCGCAAGCGTGGGCACCTGAGCTACTGCTTTCACGGCTGCTGCTGCGGGCGCACCGACCGCGGCTACGCCCCCGCGCCCGCCGATGTGTACAAGGAGGAGTGGGTGCGGCGGCGCATCCGCAACGCCGTGCACCTCACCAAGTCGGGCTGCCTGGGGCCCTGCCCCCTGGCCAACGTCGCCCACCTCGTGTTCGACGGGCACGACGTGTGGTTTCACTCCGTGAATGACCCCTGGCTGGTGCGGGCCATCTTCGACTACATCGAGGCGATGCTCGCCGCAGACGGCTACCAGCCTCCGCCTCCGGAACTGGTGGAGTACACCTTTCAGGGCTACAGCTGGGAGGCGGCGAGCGCGGCGGCCCCCAGCGCGGTCAGCGCTCCGGCGGTCCCCAGCGAACTCGCGGGCTTTGCGCTGCTCACCCACGCCGACACCGACCTGCTCAACCTGCGGGCGGCGCAGGAGACCCTTCCGGCGGATTTCGGGCCGGTCACCGGCGCCGCGCTCGGGGGAATTCGCAGCGAGGCGCAGATGGCCACGCTGCTCGCCGGGGCGGTGGGCCGCGCCGCGATCGTGCTGGTGCGGATTCACGGCAGGTTCACGGCGGTGCCCGGAGCCGAGGAGCTGCGCTCGCACGCCCGCCGCGCCGGTCAGCAACTGCTGCTCGTGAGCGGCACCAATGAGCCTGACCCCGAGCTGGCGGCCCTCAGCCTCGCGCCGCTGCACGCCCTCGACACGGCCCGCGCCTACCTCGCCGCAAGCGGCTGGCAAAACATGCGGGAGCTGCTGCTCTCGCTGAGTGACTCCCTGCGGCTGACCGGGTACGGCGCGCAGCCGCCCCTTGCCCTCCCCGAACACGGCCTCTACCACCCCGACCTGCCGGAATTTGCCACCCCGGAGGACTGGGAACGTCTGCGCCGCCCCGAGCGGCCCGCGGTCGGCATCCTGCTGTACCGCGCCCATGCCCTCAGCGGCAACACCGCCTTTGTGGACGCTCTGGTCACCGCCCTCGATGAGGCGGGAGCCGACGCCCTACCGGTCTTTACAACCAGCCTCAAGGACGTGGACGCGGCGGGCGATCCCCAGGCGTTTGCCCTGCTGCGCGGGCGGATAGACGCCCTGATCTCCACCCTTTCCTTTGCGATGGCCGACGTTCAGGCCGGAGCCGTGACCGCAGCGGGGGACAACGTGGGGGCTTTTGCCCGGCTGGGGGTGCCCGCCGTGCAGGGCCTCACGAGCGGCGGACCGCGCGGTCCCTGGGAGACGAGCGCGCGCGGCCTCAGTCCTCTGGATACCGCCATGAATGTGGCCCTGCCCGAATTCGACGGGCGCCTGATCGGCGTGCCCTTTGCCTTTAAGGAGCAGGAGGCCGGGGAGGTCCGGCGGCTTCAGGCCGACCCCGAACGCACGGCGCGCCTCGCGGGGATAGCCGTGCGCCTCGCTCGGCTGCGCCGCCTTCCCAACCGCGAAAAGCGCCTCGCCGTCCTCTTCACCAACTCCACCGCCAAAGCGTCGCAGGTGGGGAACGCGGTGGGGCTGGATTCGGCGGCTTCGCTGCTGCGGGTGCTGCACGCGCTGCGCGAGGAGGGCTACGACGTGGGCGAGCTGCCCGCCACGAGTGACGAGCTGATGCACGCCCTGCTGGAGCGCACCACCTACGACAAGACGCTGCTTACCCCGGCGCAGCTCGCGCAGGCCGCCGCGCACGTTCCGGCCCCGCTCTATGCTCGCTGGTTTGCCGAGCTGCCCGAAAGCCAGCAGCGGCGGATGCGGCGGCAGTGGGGCGAGCCGCCGGGAGAAGCGTACGTTCATGACGGGCAGCTCGCCCTGGCGGGGCTGCGCTTCGGCAAGGTCTTTGTGGGCTTGCAGCCCCCGCGCGGCTACGGCCTGGATCCCGACGCGATCTACCACACGCCCGACCTGCCTCCCACCCATCACTACGTGGCCCTCTACCGCTGGCTGCGCGAGCCCCCCGAGGCGGGCGGATTCGGAGCCGACGCCCTGATTCATATGGGCAAACACGGCACGCTGGAATGGCTGCCGGGCAAGGGCGTGGGCCTGAGTGCCGCCTGCTTTCCAGACAGCCTGCTGGGGGACCTGCCCCTCTTCTATCCCTTTGTGCTCAGCGATCCCGGCGAGGGCACCCAGGCCAAGCGGCGGGCCCACGCGACCATCCTCGACCACCTGCCGCCGCCCCTGACCCGCGCAGACACCTACGGGCCGCTGGCCGAGCTCGCCGCGCTGGTGGACGAGTACTACCAGCTCGAACTGCTCGACCCCTCCAAGTTGCCCCTCCTCCAGCGCCAGATCTGGGACCTCGTGCAGCGGGCGAACCTGGGCACCGACCTGGGCACCCTGCTGCGGCGCGACCACGGTGACCACGTCCACGAGTGGGACGAGACGGTGACCGAGGACGGCGTGCCCGTCACCCTCAGCGAGATGAACGGGGCGGACGTGGCCCACTTTCTGGAAGACCTCGACGGCTACCTCTGCGAACTCGGAATGGCGCAGATCCGAGACGGCCTGCATGTCCTGGGTCAGGCGCCGCAGGGGGAGGCGCTGCCCCAGATGCTGCGGGCGCTCACCCGGCTGGCGAATGCCGAGGTGCCCGGCCTGCACGCGGGGCTGGCGGAAGTGCTTGGGCTGGACCTCGCCGCGCTGCTGGACCGCCCCGGCGCGCGGCTGGAAGCGCCCCCCGCGCTGACGGACCTCGCGGGCCGCCCCGTCCTCACCCACGGGGACGCCCTTGACCTCCTCGATGACCTCGCCCTGCACCTCTACCAGACCTTGCAGCTGCGCGGCTTTGACGCAGCGGCCATCCCCGACACGCTGGCACTCACGCTCGGCGTGCAGAAAGACTACGGCACCCTGCCCGCCACCCTGGACTACGCCTGCCGGGTCCTCAAGCCCAATCTGGACGCGACGACCGACGAGATCACCCACCTCCTGGCGGGCCTCTCCGGGCGCTACGTTCCCGCCGGACCCAGCGGGGCCCCGTCGCGTGGCCTCGCCCACATCCTCCCCAGCGGGCGCAACTTCTACGCGGTGGATCCCCGCGCGCTCCCCTCGGCGGCAGCCTGGGCGGTGGGCCGCGCCCTGGCCCGCGAGGTCCTCGAGCGGCACCTGAAGGAGGCAGGCACCTACCCCGAGCACGTCGCCATCAGCATCTGGGGCACCTCCAATATGCGCACGCAGGGGGACGACGTCGCGCAGGTGCTTGCCCTGCTGGGAGCGCGGCCCGTCTGGCATCCCCAGAGCCGCCGCCTGACCGGCGTGGAGCTGATCCCGCTGGAGGAACTGGGCCGCCCCCGCATCGACGTGACGGTTCGAATCAGCGGCTTTTTCCGCGACGCTTTTCCCCACCTGATCGCCCTGCTGGACGAGGCGGTGAACCTCGCCATGGGGGCGGACGAGCCGGAAGACCAGAACTTCCCCCGCAAGCACTACCTCGCGGACCTGGCGGGGCGCCTCGCCGAGCTGCCCCCCGAAGAGGCCCAGACCCGCGCGAGCTACCGCCTCTTCGGCAGCGCGCCGGGCACCTACGGGGCCGGCATTCTCGATCTCATCCACGAGGGCAACTGGCAGGGGGAGGCCGATTTCGCCCGCGCCTTTGTGCAGTGGGGGGGCTACGCCTACACCGCCGCCGAGTCCGGGACCGATGCCCGCGAGGACTTTCGGGCCCGCCTCGCCCAGACGCAACTCGTGCTGCATAACCAGGATAACCGCGAGCACGACGTCTTTGACAGCGATGACTACCTGCAGTTTTTCGGCGGCATGATCGCCTCGGTGCGGCACCTCAGCGGGGCGCAGCCGCGGCACTACTTCGGCGACACGGCCAACCCGGAGCGCGCCCGCGTCCGCGACCTGCGCGAGGAGGCCCTGCGGGTGTACCGCTCGCGCGTCGTCAACCCCAAGTGGCTGGAGGGGATTCGCCGCCACGGCTACAAGGGCGGCCTGGAACAGACGGCGACGGTGGACTACCTCTTTGGGTTTGACGCGACCGCCCACATCGCCCACGACTTCATGTACGAGGGGGTGGCGCAGGCCTATGCCCTCGACCCCGAGAACCAGGCCTTTTTGCGCGAGTCCAACCCCTGGGCGCTGCACGCGATCACCGGGCGGCTGCTGGAAGCCGAGGCACGTGGCCTGTGGGCGCCGCAGCCGGCAACCCGAGAGGCCCTGCAACGCCTGCTCGCCGAGAGCGAGGGCCTGCTCGAGGCACAGGACGAGACCTATGGGGGGCGAGGATGA